The genomic interval AGCCTGATCCCCAAAAAATTGCTCAAACAGGGAGTCTCCCCCTGATTGCCCAACCGTGCGGGAGGAATCAATTCGAACAACGGCTGGACCGACTCGTTGAACAATTTGAGCCACGTAGTCCAGATCGTTTAATTTGGGAGAGGGCAGGGGTGATGGGGGAGCAGATGTAAGCGCAACGGGCTGTTCGGTTGCATTATCGTTGCTTTTGATGGCAGCACACCCAGCACTGCTCCCAATTAATAACAAAGCCAGGCAGAAAAAGGGCTGTTTGAATGGACTTTTCATCATTTTGGATTCCTACGGAGCGCCTATCGCAATTATGGTCGCGAAATGGCGTGAAGGGGTTGGCAGCGATTGGAGATAGTTCAAACAATGGGTGATTTCAGAGACTGTTAACTGCTTTCGCGATCGCTTCTGATAATACCGCTGTAAGTGTTCTCGTCCTTGCTCGATGCTCCAACCTAATCTCTTCACTTCAACCAAAATCAGGTCGATTCCGGATAACTCAATTACCCCTGCAATCAATTTCCAGCAAGGGGCATCTGCTTGCCAGACGTCAGAAGAACAAAAGGGCAGACTCAGGCTAACGGTGACAAGACAGGGATTTTGCGGACGATAGCCAGCTTCCAGCCGTTCCACAAAGGCAGGATCAGTGATACTCAGTTCAGTCAGATGATATCCCATGTCAGTCAAGATATTTCCCATCCACTTGCAACGACCGGTTACTTTTACCGTTCTTTTGACTGAGAATTCCTTAACATAGTTCAATTGCAACGTGTATCGTTCTGGAAAAGGTAGGGAGCACAGGTAGGGAACTGTAACGTTTCGCCCGCAATTGTGAAGAATGGGGCGATCGCTGTTGCAGTAGGGCAAAAGATCGGTTGGCTGCACCTGCCCCAACCGTCGCCATTCACCGGGAAGAATCGAACGGTTTTCCTGTTCAAAGTTCCAGTGGGCAGGCGCGGTATTTGCTAACGGAATCTCCAAAAAATCCAGCAACTCAGGTTCTCTGCCCTCAACTGTACGCACATACCAGGGAACTCGCCCATCACTCAAATCTGAGACAGGACGAATCCATTTACCTGTAGTCAGCTCAATTCCTGCAATGCAGCGCTCGCCCCGCTTCCAGGAGTTGGCGAGGCAAATAATTTGAGTCATTTTGCGTTGGAAAAATGATTGCGGTGGAAGCCAGGAGGCAGGAGGCAGGGGGCAGGGAAAGGATAAAAATCATCTCCTCATCCCATCAACCCATGACCTTCTCACCCCTAACCCTTCATAAATGGGTTACCTCTAGATTTCCCAACTTTTGGCTGAAATACTCGGCGACGAGGCGGCGATGGCAATGATGGGGTTTCGCTTCGCTACAGAGGAGGCAACCACCCTCTAAAAGTTCGGGTGAAATCTTGGTTTCGATCTGACGATCGCGGATCAACTGCAAAAACTTGCGTTCGTAGGTTTCCCAATCTCCCTTTTGCTTTTTGTAGGCATCCAAAATTTCCTGAGTTGGTGCCAGATCTAGAATGTGAATGTATTCAATCCTGCCGATTTTATTGAGGAAATATTTTAGATCATTCCGTTTGGCGAATCCGGCAAGTTGGGAAACATTATTCAACCGGGTATCGATCACCCGCTTGACGCCAGCATCGAGTAAAGTTTCAAAAAATTGTTGAGCGGTTTTCTGGGTAAACCCAATGGTAAAAAGATTAGCTGACCTGCTCATAAGGGGTGGCTGGTTTTTCTATGTAGGCAATGCGATCGCCCTGCCTCTGATAGGCTTCACGCAGTGCTTGTTCGCTTGAAAATAGGGTTCCCAATTTGGGTGAAAGCGTCTCATCAAATAGAGAAAGTTGCTCTTGAACAAGCGGTTCTGGCAGTTTCAAACTATGCATCTCTAACAGCCGTTCTTCTAAATGAATATGGGATTCCAAACCGCCATCCCTGAGGATATGGTGAATCTCTAAATTAAACGGACGTAGATGTTGGCAAACCAGAATTGCGCGATGGCAGGTAATCGGATCTTTCTCGGCACACATCAGCGCAATTTTTTGAGTGGCAGATCCCCTAACAAGGCGCTGAATCCCTTCCGCAAAAGGTTGCGTTTCTGCGATCTTTTCGTACACCGCTTTTCCATTCAGATAGCAATTGGCATCTTCTGCTCTGGCTCCCAGTTCCCGCCCTAGAAAAACGTAGCGGATTCCCCCATCCTGAAGCGCTGCTCTGAGGGGAGATTGGTTGAACTGGGGCACATAGCGACTGTAGGGATGCGATCGTACATCTGCCAGCGCAGTCACCCCATGCTGGTGCAATAACGCAATAAATGTCTCAATTTCGTGATTTGAGTGCCCGATGGTAAAAAGTTCCATGCCCCAAAAGCAGCTAGTCTGCTGTCATTATGGCATTCCTGGAGGGAAAAGGTAGAGAGGGACGGGAGTTGAGAGCTGAAAATTGAAAATTAAAAGGTGCGGGCTGAGGATTGAGAACATCCTGCACTCAGATTTCCGGTTTCAGAGAAAGCGTCCCCTACTCTTTGCGAATGGGAACTTGTTGTTGGACGGCTTCTAGAAATGCATTGGTACGGAACCAATACAAACCCAATAACAATCCTGCAACGAGCAATTGCACCCAGGCAGGAGTGCAGGTCAAGCCCCAGATTAAACTAATTAACCCTGCCAACAAAGCGGCGATCGCATACACCTGTTCAAACTTCCAGAGATATCTCGCGGCTATCCATGCTGTCGCTGTAAATGCAATCAAGTAGAACCCATGCATAACTGTCTCTCCTGAAAGGGCTGATGGAATCGTTTCGCAGGCAGGACTCATTCAAGATACTGGTACAACACCTAAGCGTATTGTCAATCGATGAAAATCTCAACAATCAATCATCAACAATTAATTACGAATGATGAATCATCTGCATCTGCATTAACAAGATTAAATAATGCAGGATTTTCTTACCTCAAAAAGTGATGGAAATGCTACGGAGTCATGACCCTGAACACCTGCAATCTGTGAACGATCGCACAATCAACGTTGATGGAGATCAACGGGGATTCTGACTGGGATCACAATTGGCAGTCGGCGGAAGTCAGGAGATAGCAGTAATTCTCTATTCTTAATTCTCTATTCTTAATTCCATCAATAGTCCACGCCTCGCTTCAAGTCCACACCTTTTTCGGCATAATGTTTGTGGCAAATCATTTCAGAATGGATGGTTGCAAGATCAAAATAGGCAGGGGGATTTTTGCAACGACCAGTGATGATGATTTCGGTGTCACGGGGTTTACGCAGAAGTGCCTGAACGATCGGTTCTTCGGGGAGAAGTTCTAAATCGACCGTGGGGTTGAGTTCATCCAGAATGATGGTTTTATAGAGACCAGAAGCGATCGCTGCCCGCGCAATTTCCCAACCCCGTTCTGCTTCAACGTAATCTAATTCCTGCTGCTGTCCTCGCCAAACGATCGCATCCCGACCACAGCGCTGATGATCGACCAGATTGGGGTAGCTTTGGCGCAGGGCAGCGATCGCCGCATCCTCGGTATAGCCAGAACCCCCCTTGAGCCATTGCATAATCAGCACCCGATGGGACTTATCATGGCTGATGCCACGACCGATCGCCTGAAGCGCTTTCCCTAATGCACTGGTAGACTTACCCTTGCCAGATCCGGTGTAAATTTCGATGCCTGCGATCCCCTGGTCTTGGGCGATGGAATGATAGTGGGGACGCATCTCCGAGTGCAGATCGGCAATATCTAATAGAGGTTGGGGTGCTGCCCGTCCTGTCGCGATAATTTCCATCTGCTCTGGCTTGCGCTTCAGCGTGGCAACCACCTCTTCCACGGGCAATAAGCCCAAATCTAAAACGGGATTCAGTTCATCCAGCACAACAACGGAATAGAGTCCAGAGGCGATCGCACCCTTGGCAACATCCCATCCACGCTGCGCCTCCATCTGATCGAAACGGCTAATGTTGTCGGGTCCAAAAAATTCTGCCCTCCCTGTACGCACCTGGTCTATTAGATGGGGAAAACCAAGCTGCAATGCTTCAATGGCAGCATCCTCGTCGTAGGTGCGTCCCGGTCCCTTCAAAAAGCGCAACAATAAGACACGCGTTTGCCAGTCCGAATGAATGCCCAACCCAATCGATCGCAACACCACCCCTAGCGCTGCCTGGGATTTACCTTTGCCCGCCCCATCGTAGACATGGATCTGACCGGTGATGCGCTCAGACCGGGTGACCGCAGTGCGAATTCCAACCCCTGGTCGTACCATAGACCTAACTGCTTGCTGTTGCTTCATCTTAGCGAAACTGACTCGGAACCTTTACTCTCGATTGAAGTGTACGCTATATCTGGCGTTTTAGAAAAACTGACCTTAGCACTTTAGAAAAAAATGGCAACGAGAAACCAGGTTTTTTATGAAAAATGTTGGATGATTGGAGCCATTTGTTTGAAAGCAACTGGGTTTTGAGATGGGGCGTTCTCTACCCAGTGGGAAACGTTTCTTTAGCTTCAGATACATCCCTTACTACAACCAGAGGGCTGAGAGGATGTTTGAAAAGGTATGGACTGTAAGATGCAACACTCAGAGATCCCCCCTAACCCCCCTTTTAAAGGCTACGGTGTACACACAAGTCGATCGCTGATTCGTTTTCCGAAAACCTGATCCTCCACAACCTTGATTTCTCGTTGCCGGTTCTCAATAAGCCGAGATTATTGAGATTTCAGCCAATTTCCAAAGTTGAGGCAGAGCAAGGGTTTCAGGACTTGTGTTCACAGATTTCCGACTTGTGTGTACACGGTAGCCTTTTAAAGGGGGGAAACAGGCTTAAAGTCCCCCTGATTAAGGGGGACTTAGGAGGATCGCATCTTTGCTACCGACAGTAGGACTTTTCAAACACCCTCTGAAACCCAATTTCTGAGATTTGATAACCCATACTCCAGTTATGGTAAGTTTTGGTTGTATAAAAATAATAACTTCGGACCATGAGGTTTTCACTCCTGTCTGGTTTGACGCGAAGATCGCTGTTTGGAGCTGGATTTTTAGGAACTGGAGCTTTATTTGGCAGCCTTCTACCAAAAGCGATTGCGGCACAGAAGCCCAAGGCTCCCGGTCGCCCACTACCCGATAGTACAGGAACATCGGCTCCCCTTGTCATGCATGGTGGTAGTACAACCATTGGGGATGTGGATCACGATCGGAATGGGTTTGACCCGCGTGCCATCCTGACTGACTGGGACGCAGGCACGGTTTCAAAACTACCCGATGGGCAAACATTACGGGAATATAAAATTACTGTAGAAGAACGGGAAATTGAGATTGCACCGGGTGTTTCCTACCCCGCCCTGGACCTATAACGGTCGGGTTCCCGGTCCAACCATTCGCGTCACAGAGGGCGATCGGGTTCGGATTCACTTTTCCAACCAGGGCACCCATCCCCACACCATTCACTTTCATGGCATTCACTCGGTTCGTCAGGATGGCATTCCAGGCATGCTGGAAGCATTTCCCGGTCAGGAAGTGGTTTATGAATTTGATGCTAAACCTTTTGGCTGCCATCTGTACCATTGCCATTCCGCCCCATTTAAGCGGCATTTGCATAAAGGACTCTATGGGGCGTTCATTATTGATCCACGTCCAAAACGGTCTCCCAAGTCGAAACGTTACCCAAAGCGGAAGCAGTATTCAGACGAGGAAAAGGTTGCTCGGTCCCGACTTTTGGGAAGCCCAGAAAATACCCAATGGCAAGAATTTGTCATGGTGATGAATGCGTTTGATACTAACTTTGATGAAGAGAACGAGTTCTACGCTATCAATACCGCTCCCCACGAATTTATGAAGCGTCCTATTCGGGTTGAGCGCGATCGCCCTGTGCGAATTTATCTCATCAATGTCACTGAATTTGATCTGATTAACTCTCTGCACCTGCACGCCAACTTTTTTAACTATTACGACCAGGGCACCACCCTGACACCAACCTTACGGACCGTCGATACCGTCATGCTTTGCCAGGGGCAGCGGGGTATTTTAGAATTTTCTTACCAGAAGCATGAACCAGGGGTGTATATGTTTCATGCCCATCAGTCAGAATTTGTCGAACTGGGCTGGATGAGTGCATTTGAGGTCGTGGCATGAAACGAGCAGGGTCGTGGGTAGTTTTGCCGCTTGTGGCTTTAATCCTGGCGATCGGGATCTTCCTGGGTAGTCAATCCCTTGCCCCCCCTGGCGTTTTGGCTCCTCCCCTGGAAAAGTTGACGGTTGAACAAACCGTGCTGGATGACCAGAGTATTTGGCTCCTGGTCAGAGCTAGAGGAACAGAACCCGTGCAGATTGCGCAGGTTCAGGTTGACGGGTCCTACTGGGAGTTTCGCCAGGAACCCGCTGGCTCATTACCTCGATTGGCTACTGCCTGGCTTCGTCTCCACTACCCCTGGGTCAGCAATGAAACCCATCACATTATATTGGTTACAAATACTGGAGCCACCTTTGAGCATACGATTGACGCTGCACAACCAACCCCCCAACCCTCGCTCCAGCGCTTGCCTTACTATTCTTGGTTAGGGCTGTGTGTAGGGATCTTGCCCGTAGCCCTGGGAATGCTTTTCTATCCCTATCTGAGAACGGTGAGTGGGCAGGGAATGAAATTTTTACTGGCGTTAACTCTGGGAATGCTGGCATTTCTTCTGATAAACCTATGGGAGGAAGGGCTGAAGGTGGCGAACAAAGCAGCAACCCCATTTTTAGCCGGAAATGTCGTCTGGCTAGTTGCGGGTTTTGTTTTCCTAATCCTGCTGCTCGTTGAGCGGCGAACCAATAACCCATCCCAGGGAACCTCACCCGCAACCAAGCTGGCGCTGAATACTGGGTTACACAACCTGGGAGGAGGGCTGGCGATCGGAACCTCCTTTGCCTCAGGAGAAGCCCCTTTAGGCTCCCTTTTAATGATTGGTTTCGCTCTGCATAACATCAACAAGGGAATCGGGATTGCTACACCACTCGCAGAGTCGTACCCTAAACCCATTCCCTTGCTAAAACTCATTGCCCTGGCAGGTTTGCCCGCTGTTCTGGGTACCTGGATTGGAGCATTTGCCTTCTCTTCCCAATGGGTCGCCCTGTTTTTCGGCATTGGAGTGGGAGTGATCCTGAAAGTTATGGTAGAAGTTGGCTCATACCTGATGCAGACGGCTCAGAAATTAGGAGGAACCTGGCTCTCCCAAACCAGTCTTGCTGGGTTCTGCCTGGGTCTGGTTGTGATGTATGGCATGGCACTTCTGGTTAACGTGTAACAAAACAAAAACCCGCCATTTGGTGGCGGGTCGGGTGTACCTATGAGTGCTTCGTAGAATAACAACAAATCGGAACCGGGGCACTCCGGATAGAAAACAAATTTTCTGTGTTGATTCAATGAGACCGACGGAAAAGATGGGCATGAGCAGGATTATAGAGCTGCGATCGCGCCCGTACCAAATTGGGCAGCCAATCTGATTCTTCTGAAGTGCTTTGACGGGTAATTTCTGCGGGTACCGTTGTCGCCGCCAGAGCTGGACTGATCAAATACAGCGTCGTCCGAGTCAAATTTTCTTGCTTTGTTACTGACGCCATCCGTTCTAGCGGCACCAGCCAAATTTTTTCGTCTTCCCAACTGAGGCGGTAACAAATTGCAACTGGAGTGGTTGCCGGATAATGCTGTAGTAGTCTTGCCTGTGCCTTCTCCACATGACGCGCACTCAAATAAAGACAGAGGCTTGCCTGATGCGCCGCCAGGGTTGCCAGTTCCTCTGCCTGCGGAACTTCTGTCCGTCCGCTGACTCGCGTCAAAATGATGGTTTGAACCAGACCTGGAACCGTCAACTCAACCCGAAGCTTCGCCGCTGCTGCCTGATAAACGCTAATCCCCGGCACAACCTCAAACGGAATACCAGCCTCAACCAGCGTCTGCATTTGCTCCTGAACCGCTCCATAGAGACTGGGATCACCCGAATGGAGACGCACCACGGAATGCCCTGCCCGCACCCGCTCAACCAGCAGGGAAAGGATTTCCTCCAGGGTTTTGTCCGCGGTAGGGATCAGCTCAGCCTGCGATCGCACCCCTTGCAAAATCTGTTCTGGTACTAAAGAATCGGCGAACAAAATCACATCCGCCTGCGCCAGTAGCCGTTGTGCCTTAACTGTCAGCAACTCAGGGTCCCCTGGACCCGCACCTACAATGTAAACAGCAGCAGGAAGGGAAGGGAGATCCGATGGGCAGTTCATGGGAAAAAGAAGAAAGTAAAGGGGAGTCCTATTTGGGAAAGGAAAGAGGAGAGGGGGAGAGAAGGAAGAAGGGGATGGGGAAGGGGGAAAAGACTATCTCTTCTACATCCCCTAACTCCTAACTCCTAACCCCTAATTCCTAACTCCTCACTCCCAAAAGCAAATACTGGTTTCAAATTTTCCGGATGGTTCTCCGTACAGTAGAAGTATGGAATGGTAGATGCACCCTGATTTAGCCCTGGAGGTTTCCTCCAGGGTCTTTTTTATGGCACCCTATCCGACTGGGATGGGGTACTTGAGGGAGAATCTGATTCCTGAGGTTGGACAACATCTGGAAGATAGCGACGTAACCTGTAAAGCCAAACCAAACCCAGCACACCGATCGTAATTCCAACTAAACTGACGACCTGAGCAATTCGCAGCGGTCCTAACATCAAACTATCGGTGCGTAATCCTTCAATCCAGAAACGACCACAACTATACAGGGCAAGATAGACCAGAAACAGCGTACCTGGCTTGAGCTGGAATTTGCCCTTTTGTCCCCCCGAAAACAGCCCGATCAACACACCAAATACCATCAAGTCCCAGAGTGACTCGTAGAGAAAGGTCGGGTGAAAATAGGAAAACCCTTCGTATCCTGGTGGGCGACGTTCTGGCGGAATATACAATTTCCAGGGAAGGTCAGTCGGACGCCCAAATGCTTCTGAGTTAAAAAAGTTTCCCCACCGTCCGATCGCCTGTCCCAAAATCAGAGACGGAGCCACCAGATCTGTCAATTGCCAGAAGGGAATTCGTCGGACACGGGCAAAAATTAAAGCTGCAACGAGTCCCCCCAAAATTGCCCCATGAATTGCAATGCCACCTTTCCAAATGGCAATAATTTGATCAGGACGCTGGGCATATTCCTGCCATTGAAACAACACGTAATAAA from Kovacikia minuta CCNUW1 carries:
- a CDS encoding dual OB domain-containing protein, translating into MTQIICLANSWKRGERCIAGIELTTGKWIRPVSDLSDGRVPWYVRTVEGREPELLDFLEIPLANTAPAHWNFEQENRSILPGEWRRLGQVQPTDLLPYCNSDRPILHNCGRNVTVPYLCSLPFPERYTLQLNYVKEFSVKRTVKVTGRCKWMGNILTDMGYHLTELSITDPAFVERLEAGYRPQNPCLVTVSLSLPFCSSDVWQADAPCWKLIAGVIELSGIDLILVEVKRLGWSIEQGREHLQRYYQKRSRKQLTVSEITHCLNYLQSLPTPSRHFATIIAIGAP
- a CDS encoding DUF488 domain-containing protein, with translation MSRSANLFTIGFTQKTAQQFFETLLDAGVKRVIDTRLNNVSQLAGFAKRNDLKYFLNKIGRIEYIHILDLAPTQEILDAYKKQKGDWETYERKFLQLIRDRQIETKISPELLEGGCLLCSEAKPHHCHRRLVAEYFSQKLGNLEVTHL
- a CDS encoding DUF488 domain-containing protein encodes the protein MELFTIGHSNHEIETFIALLHQHGVTALADVRSHPYSRYVPQFNQSPLRAALQDGGIRYVFLGRELGARAEDANCYLNGKAVYEKIAETQPFAEGIQRLVRGSATQKIALMCAEKDPITCHRAILVCQHLRPFNLEIHHILRDGGLESHIHLEERLLEMHSLKLPEPLVQEQLSLFDETLSPKLGTLFSSEQALREAYQRQGDRIAYIEKPATPYEQVS
- a CDS encoding cob(I)yrinic acid a,c-diamide adenosyltransferase; translated protein: MVRPGVGIRTAVTRSERITGQIHVYDGAGKGKSQAALGVVLRSIGLGIHSDWQTRVLLLRFLKGPGRTYDEDAAIEALQLGFPHLIDQVRTGRAEFFGPDNISRFDQMEAQRGWDVAKGAIASGLYSVVVLDELNPVLDLGLLPVEEVVATLKRKPEQMEIIATGRAAPQPLLDIADLHSEMRPHYHSIAQDQGIAGIEIYTGSGKGKSTSALGKALQAIGRGISHDKSHRVLIMQWLKGGSGYTEDAAIAALRQSYPNLVDHQRCGRDAIVWRGQQQELDYVEAERGWEIARAAIASGLYKTIILDELNPTVDLELLPEEPIVQALLRKPRDTEIIITGRCKNPPAYFDLATIHSEMICHKHYAEKGVDLKRGVDY
- a CDS encoding multicopper oxidase domain-containing protein — translated: MFPTPPWTYNGRVPGPTIRVTEGDRVRIHFSNQGTHPHTIHFHGIHSVRQDGIPGMLEAFPGQEVVYEFDAKPFGCHLYHCHSAPFKRHLHKGLYGAFIIDPRPKRSPKSKRYPKRKQYSDEEKVARSRLLGSPENTQWQEFVMVMNAFDTNFDEENEFYAINTAPHEFMKRPIRVERDRPVRIYLINVTEFDLINSLHLHANFFNYYDQGTTLTPTLRTVDTVMLCQGQRGILEFSYQKHEPGVYMFHAHQSEFVELGWMSAFEVVA
- a CDS encoding ZIP family metal transporter; its protein translation is MKRAGSWVVLPLVALILAIGIFLGSQSLAPPGVLAPPLEKLTVEQTVLDDQSIWLLVRARGTEPVQIAQVQVDGSYWEFRQEPAGSLPRLATAWLRLHYPWVSNETHHIILVTNTGATFEHTIDAAQPTPQPSLQRLPYYSWLGLCVGILPVALGMLFYPYLRTVSGQGMKFLLALTLGMLAFLLINLWEEGLKVANKAATPFLAGNVVWLVAGFVFLILLLVERRTNNPSQGTSPATKLALNTGLHNLGGGLAIGTSFASGEAPLGSLLMIGFALHNINKGIGIATPLAESYPKPIPLLKLIALAGLPAVLGTWIGAFAFSSQWVALFFGIGVGVILKVMVEVGSYLMQTAQKLGGTWLSQTSLAGFCLGLVVMYGMALLVNV
- the cobM gene encoding precorrin-4 C(11)-methyltransferase, coding for MNCPSDLPSLPAAVYIVGAGPGDPELLTVKAQRLLAQADVILFADSLVPEQILQGVRSQAELIPTADKTLEEILSLLVERVRAGHSVVRLHSGDPSLYGAVQEQMQTLVEAGIPFEVVPGISVYQAAAAKLRVELTVPGLVQTIILTRVSGRTEVPQAEELATLAAHQASLCLYLSARHVEKAQARLLQHYPATTPVAICYRLSWEDEKIWLVPLERMASVTKQENLTRTTLYLISPALAATTVPAEITRQSTSEESDWLPNLVRARSQLYNPAHAHLFRRSH
- the lgt gene encoding prolipoprotein diacylglyceryl transferase, with translation MLFLGDLPLAVQFASPGPILFEWGPILVRWYGFLIASAVLIGVTLSRSLAKQRNFDPEIISDLAIWLVVAAIPSARLYYVLFQWQEYAQRPDQIIAIWKGGIAIHGAILGGLVAALIFARVRRIPFWQLTDLVAPSLILGQAIGRWGNFFNSEAFGRPTDLPWKLYIPPERRPPGYEGFSYFHPTFLYESLWDLMVFGVLIGLFSGGQKGKFQLKPGTLFLVYLALYSCGRFWIEGLRTDSLMLGPLRIAQVVSLVGITIGVLGLVWLYRLRRYLPDVVQPQESDSPSSTPSQSDRVP